Proteins encoded by one window of Candidatus Falkowbacteria bacterium:
- a CDS encoding 5'-nucleotidase: protein MVKKLDGKIVIGIASSALFDLAASDAVFTSKGPAAYKRYQERHIDKVLEPGVAFPFIRRFLRLNQIFPEQQPVEVILFSHNSPETGLRVFRSIRHYGLDITRGSFFPGGEFYDFLPVFNVSLFLSGNENDVRESIKRGHPAGLVIGSKVDDSAGDDELRIAFDFDGVIADDAAEQVYKERGLDEFQVSEQKSAAVAHESGPLARLVRQLMAIRQLEVAAEAADRTYRRFIKTAIITARCAPAHERVATTLRAWGIEIDYAFFLGGLAKKPVLEKLRPHLYFDDQIAHLEGVDGVPLVHVPFGRLNEK from the coding sequence ATCGTGAAGAAATTAGATGGCAAGATCGTTATCGGCATCGCTTCAAGCGCGTTGTTCGACCTGGCCGCCTCAGATGCGGTGTTCACCAGCAAGGGCCCAGCCGCCTACAAGCGGTATCAGGAGCGGCATATCGACAAAGTTCTCGAGCCCGGAGTCGCCTTCCCATTCATCAGACGCTTTTTGCGGCTGAATCAGATTTTTCCTGAGCAGCAGCCGGTGGAGGTCATCCTATTTTCCCACAACAGTCCGGAAACCGGCTTGCGCGTCTTTCGCTCGATTAGGCACTACGGTCTCGATATCACGCGAGGCAGCTTTTTCCCGGGAGGCGAATTCTATGATTTTCTGCCGGTGTTCAATGTTTCCTTGTTCCTTTCCGGGAACGAGAATGATGTCCGCGAATCAATCAAGCGAGGACACCCGGCCGGGCTAGTAATCGGCAGCAAAGTCGATGATTCGGCTGGGGATGATGAGCTTCGTATCGCCTTCGATTTCGATGGCGTAATCGCAGACGATGCAGCCGAGCAGGTCTACAAGGAGCGCGGCCTGGACGAGTTCCAAGTCTCTGAACAGAAGTCGGCTGCCGTGGCCCATGAATCAGGACCGTTAGCCCGTTTGGTCAGGCAACTGATGGCGATCAGGCAGCTTGAAGTGGCCGCTGAAGCCGCTGACAGGACTTATCGGCGTTTTATCAAGACTGCCATTATTACGGCAAGGTGCGCTCCGGCTCACGAGCGGGTTGCGACTACTTTGCGTGCCTGGGGAATCGAGATCGATTACGCTTTTTTCTTGGGCGGACTGGCCAAGAAACCGGTCTTGGAAAAGCTGAGGCCGCACCTTTATTTTGATGACCAGATCGCGCATCTTGAAGGCGTCGACGGCGTACCTTTAGTCCATGTCCCGTTCGGCCGCTTGAATGAAAAGTGA
- a CDS encoding aminoacyl-tRNA hydrolase, with protein MKLIVGLGNPGKPYELTRHNVGFLAVDAIADEFGLTWTKWKDKYSALVSRYNDIILVKPQDFMNISGLSVRNIFDYYKIPVKEDLASILTVIHDDLDVDLGAFKVATASRAAGHNGVQSLIDHLGTKKFTRCRVGIRVPNPRRIPAEKFVLEKFKKEELAAIKQQFPEIKKIALG; from the coding sequence ATGAAATTGATTGTAGGTCTCGGCAACCCAGGAAAACCCTATGAACTCACCCGCCACAACGTCGGTTTCTTGGCGGTTGACGCGATCGCCGATGAATTCGGACTGACTTGGACCAAGTGGAAGGACAAATACAGTGCTCTAGTCTCCCGCTACAACGATATCATCCTGGTCAAGCCACAGGATTTCATGAACATCTCCGGCCTGTCCGTCAGAAACATCTTCGATTACTACAAGATACCGGTCAAAGAGGACTTGGCCAGCATCCTGACCGTCATCCACGACGACCTCGATGTCGATCTGGGGGCCTTCAAGGTGGCGACCGCCTCCCGAGCTGCCGGCCACAACGGCGTCCAATCGCTGATCGACCATCTGGGCACCAAAAAATTCACCCGCTGTCGTGTCGGCATCCGCGTACCGAACCCCAGAAGGATCCCCGCTGAAAAATTCGTTTTGGAAAAATTCAAAAAAGAGGAGCTTGCAGCCATCAAACAACAATTCCCTGAGATAAAAAAAATCGCCCTTGGTTAA
- the dprA gene encoding DNA-protecting protein DprA — protein sequence MASESVTWAAIGSFSKFGPARLSRLESHFKEPDRVLKASASELAHAGLDPALAQEFAAWRHGLDLTKFSDWLEREKIDVILRTDPGYPELLASIYQPPFLLYSKGAAVGKELALAVVGARKFSIYGRQAVEQLVGSIARNITVVSGLALGIDALAHQAALDAGGRTIAVLGSGLDRQSIYPSNNRYLAEKIIGTRGQLLSEFAPGTPPLKHHFPLRNRIISGISQATLVIEAALKSGSLITAYQALEQGREVFAVPGSIYSPLSAGTNQLIKQGATSITSSEDILSALDLTDLSQYIGKHAKTDASLSLDPTEAAIMSALSQEAKHIELIIAETGLTASQANGALTLLEIKGLARNIGGMQYIRKI from the coding sequence ATGGCATCGGAATCGGTAACTTGGGCCGCAATCGGCTCTTTTTCTAAATTCGGGCCTGCCCGGCTGAGCCGGCTTGAGTCGCATTTCAAAGAACCGGATAGGGTCCTCAAGGCTTCAGCAAGCGAACTGGCCCATGCCGGTCTTGATCCGGCCTTAGCCCAAGAATTCGCCGCCTGGCGTCACGGGCTTGATTTAACCAAATTCAGCGACTGGTTGGAGCGTGAAAAAATAGACGTCATACTTCGGACTGACCCTGGATACCCGGAATTGTTGGCCTCGATCTATCAGCCGCCATTCCTATTATATAGCAAAGGCGCGGCCGTCGGTAAAGAGCTCGCTTTAGCCGTAGTCGGGGCCAGGAAGTTCAGCATTTACGGCCGGCAAGCGGTCGAACAGCTTGTGGGTTCAATTGCAAGGAACATCACCGTTGTCAGCGGCCTGGCCCTGGGTATCGATGCCCTAGCTCACCAAGCCGCCCTCGACGCAGGGGGCCGCACTATTGCCGTATTAGGCTCCGGTCTCGACAGGCAATCTATTTATCCTTCGAACAACCGCTACCTAGCTGAAAAGATCATAGGAACCAGAGGGCAGCTGCTCTCGGAATTCGCTCCAGGCACTCCGCCGCTTAAACACCACTTCCCTTTGCGCAACCGCATCATCTCTGGGATCAGCCAGGCCACTTTGGTGATTGAAGCCGCCCTCAAATCCGGATCGCTTATCACCGCCTACCAGGCACTGGAACAAGGGCGGGAGGTTTTTGCCGTGCCAGGAAGCATCTACTCACCCCTCTCCGCCGGAACCAACCAGCTGATCAAACAAGGGGCAACCAGCATCACTTCCAGCGAAGACATCCTCTCCGCCCTTGACTTAACCGACCTAAGTCAGTATATTGGAAAGCATGCTAAGACAGATGCCTCCCTTTCGCTTGATCCGACCGAAGCGGCGATCATGTCGGCGCTGAGCCAAGAAGCCAAGCATATCGAGCTAATAATAGCCGAAACCGGCCTGACGGCGAGCCAAGCCAACGGCGCCCTGACTCTTCTGGAAATCAAAGGGCTGGCCCGGAATATCGGCGGCATGCAATATATAAGAAAAATTTAA
- a CDS encoding LCP family protein, with protein sequence MKESDVIEVKKLDDIYFEESEKESKPKKKRSFFKFFFKFTIFFLIFAGIGLAAFSGFNARNNNSAKNGGVVTSWLDNLGLVGQITHLAVSSDRQLKGEERDRINILLLGVGGKNHDGGWLTDTIMLVSFQPSTKRVSMISIPRDLTVPVENMGWRKINAIGAFAEKENPGSGGLAASQAISELFKVPIDYYLRVDFQGFAKVIDELGGIDVEVEKQLDDYMYPILGQEDNPNYYARYQHLSVAPGLQHMDGSLALKFARSRHGVNGEGSDFARAKRQQLVIQAVKDKLFSASNIFKPTLIGNLVGTYQEHVTTNFQVWEMVKMWDLFKNVKKEQITNKVLDNSPDGLLMDSRGDEGAYILVPRSGDFSQIEYLIANVFADAPATTVEKVVKEKVLLEIRNGTWINGLASKVSTDMEKFGFDVTSVANASMRNYQRSVIYDLTNGAKPQSLELLKEKAGANLGLELPSWLTTELNQSAKANKNFIQPDFVLVVGQSADNTKSGLVNPN encoded by the coding sequence ATGAAGGAATCCGACGTGATCGAGGTCAAGAAACTCGACGATATATATTTCGAAGAATCGGAAAAAGAGTCCAAACCGAAGAAAAAACGTTCTTTTTTCAAATTCTTCTTCAAATTCACTATTTTTTTCCTAATATTCGCGGGAATCGGCCTAGCCGCCTTTTCCGGCTTCAATGCTAGGAACAACAACTCGGCCAAAAACGGCGGGGTCGTTACCAGTTGGCTTGATAACCTGGGCTTAGTCGGCCAAATCACCCACTTGGCTGTCAGTTCTGACCGACAGCTCAAAGGCGAAGAGCGTGACCGCATCAATATCCTCCTTTTGGGCGTCGGCGGCAAGAACCACGACGGCGGCTGGCTGACTGATACCATTATGCTAGTCAGCTTCCAGCCCTCCACCAAACGTGTTTCCATGATTTCCATACCTCGAGACCTGACCGTACCCGTCGAAAACATGGGCTGGCGCAAGATCAACGCCATCGGCGCCTTCGCTGAAAAGGAAAATCCCGGCTCTGGCGGTTTGGCAGCTAGCCAAGCCATCAGCGAACTTTTCAAAGTGCCGATCGACTACTACCTGCGCGTTGACTTCCAAGGCTTCGCCAAGGTTATCGACGAGCTCGGTGGCATCGATGTCGAGGTCGAAAAGCAGCTTGACGATTACATGTACCCGATTCTCGGTCAAGAGGACAATCCGAACTATTACGCCCGCTACCAACACTTGAGCGTTGCTCCTGGCTTGCAACACATGGACGGCTCGTTGGCCCTGAAGTTCGCCCGCTCACGTCACGGCGTCAACGGCGAAGGCTCAGACTTCGCCCGCGCCAAACGGCAGCAGCTGGTCATCCAGGCCGTCAAAGACAAGCTCTTCTCCGCTTCGAATATTTTCAAGCCGACACTGATCGGCAACCTGGTCGGCACCTACCAGGAACACGTCACCACCAACTTCCAGGTCTGGGAGATGGTCAAGATGTGGGACCTGTTCAAGAACGTGAAAAAGGAGCAGATCACCAACAAGGTCCTCGACAACAGTCCGGACGGCCTCCTGATGGACAGCCGTGGCGACGAGGGCGCATACATCCTAGTCCCCCGCTCGGGCGACTTCTCGCAGATCGAATATCTGATTGCCAACGTCTTCGCCGATGCCCCTGCTACGACCGTCGAAAAGGTGGTCAAAGAAAAGGTGCTGCTCGAAATCCGCAACGGCACCTGGATCAACGGTCTCGCCAGCAAGGTCTCGACCGACATGGAGAAATTCGGCTTCGACGTCACCAGCGTCGCCAACGCCAGCATGCGCAACTATCAGCGCTCGGTCATCTACGATTTGACCAACGGCGCCAAGCCGCAATCTCTTGAATTGCTCAAGGAAAAGGCCGGTGCCAATCTCGGACTCGAACTGCCATCGTGGCTCACCACCGAACTCAACCAATCAGCTAAAGCCAATAAGAATTTCATCCAGCCAGACTTCGTCTTAGTTGTCGGCCAATCAGCCGACAATACCAAGAGCGGCCTAGTAAACCCGAATTAA
- the topA gene encoding type I DNA topoisomerase, producing the protein MNLIIVESPTKAKTIAKFVGKGFKVESSFGHIRDLPKRDLGVDVDNDFQPKYVIPTASRKTVTKLKKAAEKAKKVILASDEDREGEAIAWHLSQALGLENSPERTERIVFHEITEKAIKEALEHPRTIDLKMVDAQQARRVLDRLVGYKLSPFLWKKVVKGLSAGRVQSVAVRLVVEREREIQKFQTEEFWTIDALLDTEKQERIEARLVKIGGDTLEKFSIPTEDKAKGILEDLAGANYRVLDIKQRQAKRTAPKPFTTSTLQQTANRWLGFSAKQTMMLAQQLYEGIDLAGEGHVGLITYMRTDSLNLSEKFLGDAKAYLQESVGAAYALDKPRLFKTKSKGAQEAHEAIRPTEAARTPESVKDSLNPNQYKLYKLIWQRSVASQMPDARVLSTDIEVEAKRAGKEGNWLFKSTGQVLEFDGYLKIYPEKSTETILPSVKPEELLALAELKPEQHYTKPPARYSDAGLVKVLERYGIGRPSTYAPTIATIETRHYVTRDDGKRLQPTDIAFTVNDLLVEHFPEIVDFEFTAKMENDFDSIAEGKRNWQPVIKDFYEPFMANLDNKYKSINKEDIMPEEKTEEICDKCGSPMIIKAGRYGKFLACSNFPDCRNIKSLNGGAPGQPGEKSEKIKELEEKYKDTVCEKCGSPMAIKTGRFGPFLACTGYPKCKNIKGIDNPAANTGIKCPACGKGEIVMKRSKRGTFYACNNYPDCKTSFPGKPTGEKCPDCGSLLIEDKDSSVKCSQKGCSYQVQL; encoded by the coding sequence ATGAACCTAATCATTGTCGAGTCACCGACCAAGGCCAAAACCATCGCCAAGTTCGTGGGCAAGGGTTTCAAGGTCGAATCATCATTCGGCCACATTCGCGATCTGCCTAAACGCGACCTCGGTGTCGACGTCGATAATGACTTTCAGCCGAAATACGTCATTCCGACAGCTTCGCGCAAGACCGTCACCAAACTGAAAAAAGCAGCGGAAAAAGCCAAAAAAGTCATCCTCGCTTCGGATGAAGACCGCGAAGGAGAGGCCATCGCCTGGCATTTGTCGCAAGCGCTCGGCTTGGAGAATTCTCCGGAGCGGACCGAACGGATCGTCTTCCATGAAATCACCGAAAAGGCCATCAAGGAAGCTTTGGAGCACCCGCGCACCATCGACTTGAAAATGGTTGACGCCCAGCAGGCCCGCCGCGTTCTTGATCGCCTTGTCGGCTACAAACTCTCACCTTTCCTTTGGAAAAAAGTGGTCAAAGGCCTCTCGGCCGGCCGCGTCCAAAGCGTGGCCGTGCGTTTGGTTGTCGAGCGCGAACGCGAGATCCAGAAATTCCAAACTGAAGAATTCTGGACCATCGACGCCCTGCTCGACACCGAGAAGCAGGAAAGGATCGAGGCTCGCTTGGTCAAGATCGGCGGCGATACATTGGAAAAATTTTCCATACCGACAGAGGACAAGGCGAAGGGCATCCTTGAGGATCTCGCTGGTGCCAACTATCGCGTCCTCGACATCAAGCAGCGCCAAGCCAAGCGTACCGCCCCTAAGCCCTTTACCACCTCGACTCTGCAGCAGACCGCCAACCGCTGGCTCGGCTTCTCCGCCAAGCAGACTATGATGCTGGCGCAACAGCTCTATGAAGGCATCGATCTGGCTGGTGAAGGACATGTCGGCTTGATCACCTATATGCGTACCGACTCACTGAACCTATCCGAAAAATTCCTAGGCGATGCCAAGGCTTATCTTCAGGAATCAGTCGGCGCTGCCTACGCTCTCGACAAGCCGAGATTGTTCAAGACTAAGAGCAAGGGCGCCCAAGAAGCCCACGAAGCCATCCGCCCGACGGAAGCCGCCCGCACGCCTGAAAGCGTCAAAGATTCTCTCAATCCCAACCAATACAAATTATACAAACTGATCTGGCAGCGGAGTGTTGCCAGCCAGATGCCCGACGCCCGCGTCCTCTCGACCGATATCGAAGTCGAGGCCAAGCGAGCCGGCAAAGAAGGCAACTGGCTCTTCAAATCGACCGGACAGGTGCTCGAATTCGACGGCTATCTCAAGATTTATCCGGAAAAAAGCACCGAGACCATCCTGCCTTCAGTCAAACCAGAAGAGCTCTTGGCCCTGGCCGAGCTCAAGCCGGAACAGCATTACACCAAGCCGCCGGCCCGCTATTCCGATGCCGGTCTGGTAAAGGTCCTGGAACGCTACGGCATCGGCCGTCCGTCGACCTATGCTCCGACTATCGCCACCATCGAAACCCGGCACTACGTTACCCGAGACGACGGCAAACGCTTGCAGCCGACCGATATCGCTTTCACAGTGAATGACCTTTTGGTCGAGCACTTTCCGGAAATCGTCGATTTCGAATTCACTGCCAAGATGGAAAACGATTTTGACAGCATCGCCGAAGGCAAACGGAACTGGCAGCCGGTCATCAAGGATTTCTATGAGCCGTTCATGGCCAACCTGGACAATAAATATAAATCAATCAATAAGGAGGACATTATGCCTGAAGAAAAAACCGAGGAAATCTGCGATAAATGCGGTTCCCCGATGATCATCAAAGCCGGGCGTTACGGCAAATTCCTGGCCTGCTCCAACTTCCCCGATTGCCGCAACATCAAATCGCTGAACGGCGGGGCCCCCGGCCAGCCAGGCGAAAAGAGTGAGAAAATCAAGGAGCTTGAAGAGAAATACAAAGACACGGTCTGTGAGAAATGCGGCTCGCCGATGGCCATCAAGACCGGCCGTTTCGGCCCGTTCTTGGCTTGCACCGGTTATCCGAAGTGCAAGAACATCAAAGGCATCGATAACCCGGCAGCCAACACCGGCATCAAGTGTCCGGCCTGCGGCAAAGGCGAAATCGTGATGAAGCGCTCGAAGCGCGGCACCTTCTACGCTTGCAACAACTACCCGGACTGCAAGACCTCCTTTCCGGGCAAGCCGACCGGCGAGAAATGCCCTGACTGCGGCTCGCTCCTGATCGAAGACAAGGACAGCAGCGTCAAATGCAGCCAGAAAGGCTGCTCGTACCAAGTGCAATTATAA
- the der gene encoding ribosome biogenesis GTPase Der, with amino-acid sequence MKTANQNLPQVVIFGRTNVGKSTIFNCLLEKQQAIVSDIAGTTRDANAGVVEWRGRRFELIDTGGIINLDNFLGTAGRREQTDLIQKKIEEQARLHLERAALILFVVDAKDGILPVDRQLANLLKKIFQDKTDSILLVTNKVDNYRRQKDRVVEFHKLALGEPLALSAATGSGTGDLLDVIVEKLPAEIEAEETEVEEIKAVIIGKPNVGKSSLLNSLLGEERVIVSPIAHTTREPQDTLLIYKDKTIRLIDTAGISRKGRQVGYKKKHDSQLEKIGIEKSLKSLEKADIAILVLDISDEITHQDAKIVEEIVDRQKSLIIIGNKWDLIETKDVKKHTREIFSHLPFAQWAPVLFLSAKTGAKTKHVLESVLKVAEERQKEISASVLNTFLMKLVKLHRPTRGKGTVNPRIRRFEQCNVNPPAFKVRIGAKENLDKSYTHFIANRLREKFGFTGTPIRVWITKGRKVHGRQEHGRGETDIMDEEI; translated from the coding sequence ATGAAAACTGCCAATCAAAATCTGCCCCAAGTCGTCATCTTCGGCCGCACCAACGTCGGAAAATCGACCATCTTCAATTGCCTTCTGGAAAAGCAGCAGGCGATCGTTTCCGATATCGCCGGCACCACGCGCGACGCCAACGCCGGCGTGGTGGAATGGCGCGGCCGGCGCTTCGAGCTCATCGACACTGGCGGTATCATCAATCTTGATAATTTCCTCGGTACTGCCGGCCGGCGTGAACAGACCGACTTGATCCAAAAGAAGATCGAAGAGCAGGCGCGCCTCCACTTGGAGCGCGCTGCTTTGATATTGTTCGTCGTCGACGCCAAAGACGGCATCTTGCCGGTCGATCGCCAGTTAGCCAACCTGCTTAAAAAAATCTTCCAGGACAAGACCGACAGCATCTTGCTCGTAACCAACAAAGTAGATAATTACCGCCGCCAAAAGGACCGAGTCGTGGAGTTCCACAAGCTGGCGTTAGGCGAGCCGCTCGCCCTCTCCGCTGCCACCGGCTCAGGCACCGGTGACTTGCTCGACGTCATCGTCGAGAAGCTGCCAGCCGAGATTGAAGCCGAGGAGACCGAAGTCGAAGAAATCAAAGCTGTCATCATCGGCAAACCGAACGTCGGCAAATCCAGCCTTTTGAACAGCCTCTTGGGTGAAGAACGGGTCATCGTCAGTCCGATAGCCCACACCACCCGCGAACCGCAAGACACCTTACTCATCTACAAAGACAAGACTATCCGCCTGATCGACACGGCCGGTATCAGCCGCAAAGGCCGCCAAGTCGGCTATAAGAAGAAGCACGACAGCCAGCTGGAAAAGATCGGCATCGAAAAATCATTGAAGAGCCTAGAGAAAGCTGACATCGCCATTTTAGTGCTCGATATCAGCGACGAAATCACCCACCAGGACGCTAAGATCGTCGAGGAAATCGTCGATCGCCAGAAAAGCTTGATCATTATCGGCAACAAATGGGACCTAATCGAGACCAAGGACGTCAAGAAGCACACCCGCGAAATCTTCAGCCACTTGCCTTTCGCCCAGTGGGCCCCGGTCCTTTTTCTTTCGGCCAAAACCGGCGCCAAAACCAAGCATGTTTTGGAGTCCGTTCTTAAGGTCGCTGAAGAGCGCCAAAAAGAAATAAGCGCTTCAGTCCTGAACACCTTCCTAATGAAGCTGGTCAAGCTCCATCGCCCGACCCGAGGCAAGGGCACGGTCAATCCGCGCATCCGCCGCTTCGAGCAATGCAACGTCAACCCGCCGGCCTTCAAAGTCCGCATCGGCGCCAAAGAGAATCTTGATAAGTCCTACACCCACTTCATCGCCAATCGTCTGCGCGAGAAATTCGGCTTCACCGGCACCCCGATCCGCGTCTGGATCACCAAAGGACGCAAAGTGCACGGACGGCAAGAGCACGGTCGAGGCGAGACAGATATCATGGATGAAGAAATATAG